ATGGACCGGCTTGAGCGGGAGATCCAGCGCCGGATCGGGCGCAAGAGTGTTCGGAAGCGCCCCCCGGTGACGCTGTACGAGCTCTTGAAGCAGCTCAAGACTGCCGAGCGGGAACAGCGCCGCAGGCAGCGGAGAAGAACTCCGGCTGTCAGGGAGGCCGAGTTTGAGCCTGGAGCGGATGAGGTCGTCTCGCTCGCCCATGACGAAGGGTACCAGATGGCGGTCTCGACGGTGCTTGAAGGGTACCTCCGCACTGCCCGTGGGGGTGCGCCCCAGACGCTCGGGAGGCTCTCGTCGCAGATGGGGTGGACGATGCGCGATGTGTATATTCCGCTGCTCTTCCTGATGCTCGAAGGAAAGGTTGCTCTCTGGCAGGACGAGTTCTTCGGGGAGATCTTCGTCGGCGAGGAAGGGCCGCCCGGGGAGGAGGGATGATCCGCGGGAGAGTCCCGCACTGCCGGTCGGTGGTGATGCCCGGTATGCGCGGGCAGTGTCCGCCAGCAATTTTCTTTTGCAAAGTCCTTCTTCTCAGC
This sequence is a window from Methanoculleus taiwanensis. Protein-coding genes within it:
- a CDS encoding segregation/condensation protein A → MDEEPVEILAGMAERGEVDPWNIDIVDVTDRFLAEMERRKELDLRISGRTLFYAATLLRMKSEYLDEADDDGEEGELLPEDDLLIDLDFDFDPEQRGEPMDRLEREIQRRIGRKSVRKRPPVTLYELLKQLKTAEREQRRRQRRRTPAVREAEFEPGADEVVSLAHDEGYQMAVSTVLEGYLRTARGGAPQTLGRLSSQMGWTMRDVYIPLLFLMLEGKVALWQDEFFGEIFVGEEGPPGEEG